Below is a window of Polyodon spathula isolate WHYD16114869_AA unplaced genomic scaffold, ASM1765450v1 scaffolds_864, whole genome shotgun sequence DNA.
caCTCCAGCAAACCCACCACACTATCCAAGTGCTGTGTGGACTGCaagaacttttttaaaatatttatttaacatggtaTGAATTGTGGCCCAGTTGGGTTTCATTTCTTCTCTGGGTCTTGACACTGTATAAAATCTTTAGGTTTgcgctgctgttttttttttttttttttttttttttttttttgttggtgcagttttttttttttactcccccGTCCTTTTCCTTGTATAGGGAAGGAAGATAGTTTTGAATTTCAAACTCAGTTTGtaactgaaatgttctttttaatatgGAACACAATTTCTATTGCATTTGTTGGCTTATATGATTAAATATAAGGTATGATTAATATTGTAAGCGCAGGAAGGCATGACTAACTCAAAGTGGATTTTTGGCATGCAGTCTCCTATATAATGTCATTCTGTGCAACCTCTAGGGCCTCGTTTGCACTGCCTGTCCCCAGGTATAGATGAGCTGGCCGGTCTGGATGAGGTGTAGTTAGATGGTTGTCTGTGTTCCAGTGGAATTGTCAGGTACAGCTGACTCTGGAAGTAGTAGTGCTGCAGTAAAggtcactttattattattagtagtagtattaatctttatttttcgaTTTCTTTTATCTCGATGCTGAATAGCTGCCGCAGGATTTCCGTGATCGTCAGACCCTTTCAGATTTCTAACTGCTTGTTCTTGAAAGGTCACAGTGCGGCAGTAAAAGATCACGTTGGATTGTGGGATGGATTCAATATATGCAAACAAAGATGAGAAAAGTTGAACAAAcattagtgtgttttgttttcagtctaTGCTCAGCTGTCAGTAGTCTTCAGTCGACCAGTAACAGAAGAGGTGGAAAACAGCAGTCATTGTTCAAAATGCTTTCTTTTAGCAAATGTTTCTGCACATTTTGGGAGGTTGGGTATGATACAACACTGTGCTGTCTGAGGTGTAGCTGAGCGTCAGTGGAAACACCACTACAGCTCTCCCAGACTGGCAGCTCAGCTGTACCTGGAGACTGGCGCTGGAAACAAGGCATTGTAACAAACTTTTGAGCATGAAAATTGCAAGTGTGTGTTCTAATGTGTCGTTACCCTCGAGACTGCTGCCCTTGTAAAGATGGGTCTGAAAACATTGGGAACGTATTTCTAAATTCATTCCTCAGAGGCGGCAGTACCATCCCTGTGAACAGCAATTCCCATGTATTAACAAGTGATCAGTTCATTTATCTATTAACGTCTGAGCCTGTCTGCAGTATGAAAAGAACACTCATTTTTTTATAGCGAGTTAAAGATATATATTACGAGaagcaacaataaaatactaatgaaGAAAAACTAAGATTCATCTGAAAAAAAGAACCATTTGGATTCAGTTTATTTACAGGTTTAAAACGCTCTGAATTGTCATTTTTCTTATACGCTAATAGTGGGCCACAGTGCCCAATGCAGATGAACAGGTAGGCCGCTGGTAAAATGTTTGTGAACCACTGGTGTACTGCATGTGTGAAAAAGACTGAAGAGTTATTGAATGTGAAATAAATTGCCCTACTGTATGCACATACTACTGTGATAACACAAAGGTTATCTGACCTGCATGTTTTAGACAACGGTATGGTAAATTCTAGTTTTGGCTTatgtttaagcattttaaactCCACAACCCTGGTTTGAATAGTGTAAGGCACCCTTGTCCTAGACTGTGAGGGTAGGTTATCCTCAGTGGGTAaggcagtgttgtacagtgtataTCTTTGCAGGGGAGGACTCTCACTGTATTGTGTTCCCACAGACAAAGGTGCAGAAGGGCGGCAAAAATAAGAGGAAGCAGCCACAGAACAGCGGGGATGCACCAGAGAGCAAAGTAGCAAAAAAGGAACAGCTGGAATTCAATTTGGGAAATGGTAAGTGCTCTGGCCTTGTGTGTCCTGTGGGCTCATTTTAGACTGCGGAAACCTGACGGTCTACCTTCTGTCCCCCGtgttaaacaaatattgtgaaCACGTCGTTTTAAAAGAACTTTCAGTGCTAGTGTATGCTCTGTGGATAACCTGACAGTATTGAGGGGTGTGTGGTTGATTTTGGGGGGCGGGGCGGGCTGTGTTGATTGTATGTGTGTGGGGCGCTGTGTTTATGCAGTTTATGAAGGCATTGGTGTTGCTTTGAAATAAGCTGAGCTGCTGAGCTTTCCAAAGCTTTCAGTCTAGCTGGTACATTGACGGAGCAGTAGACTCAAAACTAAACCAGATCTGTCACATGAGAGGCTTAACAGGCGATTGTAGTTCTGGCTAGCAGTACCGCATACACATGCTGAATACGTCTTTGGAGagctagtctgtacttttaacaTGTAGGTGGCTTTTACGATGCCTCAGTAATATGTGCGGAAATCGAAAGTCACTTATTTAGActtaatattgtcttttttttttcaagactgtTTACTTACTCCAGTGTACTGAATTTCTGTATTCCTTGAAGATAGCAGCAGAGAATCACCTACGAGAGAAAGTCTcacggcacttaaaatatccagcactccttttattcatttatttattttaaccagaactcgTCAGAGTGCGACTCATAGTGCTTTCATACTGACACCCGCTTCCTTATagattgttgtagcgtttcatgcattctaaattgggtgaaaaacacagtaacttGGTGTCTTAATCTCTCTGCGGGATTTTCCttcactgaaagttgcagatatgcgggagcaacttggaaaatacGTGATCCTGCCCTGTAATTCATGCCCTGGTGTCTGGGGCGCCTTGTTgattgtgtgtagtgtgtgtggggcgctgtgtttgtatagtgtgtgtgggGGGCGCTGTGcttgtggggtgtgtgtgtggggcgcTGTGTTGATTTTGTGTGTTGCGTGTAGGGCGCTGTGTTGATTGTGTGTGTAGTGTGCGGGGCGCTGTGTGTGTAGTGTGCGGggcgctgtgtgtttgtgtgtagtgtgtggggcgctgtgtttgtgtgttgattGTGTGGGgcgctgtgtttgtgtgttgattGTGTGGGGcgctgtgttgagtgtgtgtagtgtgtgggATGCTGTGTGTAGCGTACAGGGCGCTGTGTTGATTGTATGGGGCACTGTGTTGATTGTGTGTTGCATGTGGGGTGCTGTGTTGATTGTGTGTTGCGTGTGGGCCGCTGTGTTGATTTTGTGTAGCGTGAGGGGCTCTGACTCCGCTTTGTTTGTTTATCTTGCAGAGAAGGAGACTGAGGAAGCACAAGCAGACATTGAGGAAGCCAAGCCTAAAGCTGTAAGAATACTTACCTGCTACATCAGGGGGCTCGGTGCTGTTATAATATTGCATTATGGCCGTCCCAGGTCTTTGGACGCTGAAACATTGTCTACCTGGTTTGGTTTGTTAGTTTGCCTCCCAGATTTGGGTCAATTTCAGATGAAGTTAAAGCATTACCAATAAACAAATTCTCTTCTGTGTACAGTGTATTAGTGTAACCGAATGAATGCATGCTCTgggtttataatattttattgcaaTCTTTTAGTTAATGGATGATAAATGCCAATAGTAATTCCTCTGTTTTTTTTAGGAAGGTGAAGGTACAGCGGATGGGGAAGATGGTAAGCAAACCTGTTATTTTGATATTCTCCTAATCCCCTGCAGAGATGTAGCTGAGGTGTCTGTCACGCTGCATACATCTGGAGAGTGGATGGATAATCCAGTTGTGATGGAACTTGctcaggacattctttagcacaggttATTGATTCTGTAAGGGATAAACACTGATCAGTATGGTAGTTTGTGGTAATctccttttttatgttttggatGCTGGTTCTAATTGTCAATTGACAGCCCTGGCAATTGTAGGAGTGAATGTGGCTGCTGTGCCTCTTTGTCACTGATGTGCTCATGTCTCTCTGTGTGGCACAGCTCTCACAATGCAGGAGGAGATCAACCAGATCAAACTCAAGCTGCAGGCCAGCAAGCAGACCCAGGAGAAGCAGAAGAGGCGGCAACGCAGCCGGCTTATCGAGAGGTAACTGTTGCCCTTTCAAATGTAACCCTTGAAGGACTACTGTAATTGACATTAAACTGACACTGACCCGCTGTTTGGCTTGGCAGTGCAGTAGGTTAATGGACTAGCCTCTCGTCTGTTTTTTTGGGGATAGTTTCACAAATCAGGTTGCATTTATTCCTGGACAGCCTGatgttttatataaagtaattGGCCTGTGAAAACAGCCATTGTGTCAAGtgaaatagttttcttttaaatctctGGATAACAAAAAATCTATTCATGGcagacttgaggcatggagaTTTAATTTCTCCCtccatcacccctaacagaaagggtgctccctcaaGGCCAGGGCAAACTGACTTGATGATAATCCTGAAATGTGATTCAGTTTTTCCTTCTCTGTTTGTCCTGGCAGGGTGCAGTATGCCTGCTCGGTGTGCAAGTTCCGTTCCTACTACGATGACGACATGAAGAGTCACCTGGAGAGCAAGTTTCACAAGGACCACTTCAAGTTCCTCGCCACCAAGCTGTCCAGCCCCACAGCCGCCTTCCTGCAGGTATGGGCTGACAAGTGTGgactgtgttaatgtgtgtgtgcatcGGTCAGGAAAAAAACATTGGTGTAGGCCACAGTAGCTTGATCATGCCAGTATTGCAGACTGTGGCACAAGACTAGAGACCCCGCCCCTCGGCAACAGTTGCATGATTCAGTTATGAACCAGCCTTATGATAAAGGCTTGTCCTGTAAATAATTGTACCAGTTTATTTTTGGTTGTTCTGCATACAGTTAAAGCTGGATCTACTTTGGcaatttagatctttttaatCCTACTTCTTGAGTAAGACAGTGGTCTTGCTCAGCAGGCTGCAGGTTGTACATGAtgcacttaaataaaatacatgtgcagCACACTGGATTATTGTATGATTGTGCACCTAGACATAAGGGTATATACTTGGGTACAGGCTACTTTTTACTCCTGAACAGAATTTAGCATTAGTCTGGGAAGTATGTAGAAGCATCTTTTTAAGCACACGTCAAAGTCCTTTTACAATTACCGTTTTATTTTGCACACAGCAATACCTGTTAAACAAAAGCAAGCGGACAGAGGAGAGGCGTGGCCACATTGACAACATCAGCGCCGCTATCACCCAGATCTACAAGGAACAGGACCTCACTCGGGGTAAGCATGCGTTAGAGGCGTCTTTAGAGGGAAAGAACTCAATCGAGacgaaaaaacacacatgcactgcagggatggaaagaagatgtagcagtctgatccattcctgctttaaTATTTTGCGTTTCCCTCTTGCCAGCTGCTTGTGCAGATCCTCCTTTTGTTGTGTTTCTCATGACTCTTCAGTGCATTAGATTGGTTAGTTTTGCTGGTTGGCGTTCGCGTTTTTGTAAAGTTGTGGTATGTGACACGCTGTGTTGTGTCCCTGCAGATATCGGTATGGAGCACTTTGTGCGGAAGGTGGAGGCTGCTCATTGCGCTGCCTGTGACCTGTTCATCCCCATGCAGCCCGGACTGATCCAGAAGCACCTGAAATCCCATGAGCACAACATTAACCGCAAGGTAACacttgcagtgtgtgtttataaGGGTTTGGTGCTACCTCTACTACAGTCGAGCGTGTTCATGTATGCTGTATTGACACATCAACTACTGTTGACTTGATATGGACAGTTAAACAagttattaaataaatgacaaagcTGATGGTAATCTTTTTAATCTGTTTCTATAGAACCTGTTTTATATAGAACCGGGTGCAAGACCTACACTGAGAAATTATAAGTGGAATTGTGGTTAATAGATTCCAATGAGGACTTGACTTGTAATGTTGGACATCATGGCTTGAAATTGACTTTGAGAattcactttattattttttgttaaattgtacCTCCCTTAGTTTTATGAACAAACTACTGGCATCTGGTCATTTCAATGACATAACttaagttctgaaacccaggactgggtgcagcataGCTAGTGTGAGTTTAAAACACTGGGAGATAATTAGTAATATACATTCAATCCTCAGAAGAGAAGCCTGATTGCTCCATTATGTATAAAtattaaattcaatgacaaatggtTTGACTTGAAGTAAGCTCCTGACCATAATGTTGTTGTTGCCGCAGGGTATGATGGAACAGTCCAAGAGGGCTAGCATGTCTGTTGCCCGGAGCATCCTGAACCACAAAGTCATCTGCAAGAAGCTGGACCAGTACCTGAAGGTAAGAGCTGAACGTACAAGAGCCAAAGACTGGCTTACAAGACCTGGTTAACCCTTTAAGGGACAAGGGACATAACTCCCACAAATACAATGATGTTCACTTTCTTTTTGCAATGAGGTTCATTGTGTTGCggtttgcaaaacagaaaacttAAAAATATGTCTGTTATTATTTTGATAGAAGAAAATATCTCCTTTGAAATGAACATGCATTTACAACCATATCTGTCTTTTTTCTTCCACAGGGAGAGAACCCCTTTGTATACGACCCAAACAGTAAAGAGGATCAAGAAGAGGAAGGAGGGGAGAATGTGGAGGGAGGGGATCTGAATGACAGTCTAGGGGAGGGGGAACAGGAGAATGTGGAGAGAGGGGATCTGAATGACAGTCTGGGGGAGGGGGAACAGGAGAATGCAGAGGGAGGGGATGTAAATGAGTCTCTGGTGGAGGGGGAACAGGAGAATGCAGAGGGAGGGGATATGAATGATTGTCTGGTGGAGGGGGAACAGAAGAATGGGAATGGGGAAAAAGAGGTTAAGGAGGAGGAGCAGCGGCAGGGAGAGGGGGCTACTGCTGAGGAGAAAGGGGGGGACCCCCAAACTGCAGAGATGCAggaggaagagatgggaatggagcTGGGTGAAGAAGAGGGGATCCCTGTTGATGAAGGTGGTGACGCCAACAAAACTGCTGAAGGCATTGAGGAACCTGCTGCAGAATAGCTGCTTTtaattttgttcatttctccGCCTTTCATCAATAGcctgtatttgttttaagttaatgtGGAGATTATCGCTGACAAATTCTAAATGATTTGTTTAGGACCAGCCACCACTTCAAGAAAATTAAAGGTCCCAGCACTAACAAAACCTGTTCTTGTAGATACACGGATTAAGGAGACTGGGGGTGGTCTTGACTAACAGGATTGGAGTGTATTCATTGCTGTATTGTGAGGTTGAGGAAATCTCCCCACTGCATCATCTACCAAATGATCAACATATGCTCCACTTAAAGCCAGTGGTAGTCTTCACACAGTACCTACAGTGATGCCCCTTTACGTAGGATATCTTTTTGTTAGTGCTGCACAAACCGATTATTCGGATCAAGCTTTCCTCGGCTGAGGGTCTTTGTCGGTTGGGCTAGCTTACCAATTCCAACTGAAACAAGTgatgaaacagctgcttgggtttgtgtggatatCTGTTCTCAACAGTGTCACCTAAGAAACGCAGTAacacccaagcagctgtttcttcagtcatttcacttgtttttttttgtttttttttttaaatgaggcagTGAGTTGTATTTATCTGTACATTCAGTCAGTATCTCTGATGGTGGGTTCTCTTCTAATTTTGTTTCTGTATAGTCAGTGTTGGGTCACTTTTTTTTCCCTGAAGGAGCTGTTCTGTTTATTGTAAAACTGCAGAGCGGTTTGGACTTTGAGACAGAATGTAAAGATGTTAGGAGATAACTTTTTATAACTTGAAGAAGCAGGCCACCGTGCAATAAGTAAAATGCAAATGGTTTGTTAACAATGTTAATTCTTCACCAGTGTTCTGTTCTTAAACTGGTGGCTGGTGGATGCATTTTCTATGACATTGTACAGATAGTTCCTCTGTTCTGTCTGTATGGTGGTAGGTTTGAATGCTGTCTCTGTATAATGTGTTTTCAAAGGCTTCCATTaaacagtttggttttttttacacaaacttGGGTGGTTTTTATTGATCAGGAACTGTTCTGCATAATTCAGGGTGCCCGACTTCAAAGTTTTTACTAAAATGCCATGCAAACACCATCTCTATTAGTGTCATAAATCATGCTCAAGTTTGACACTCAATAATAGTTATACTTCTTGCTCTGATTGTAATTAAACACCCAATTGTTGGCGACCAGTGTTTAATACTTCAAGTAAAACTGTTAAGGATTTGTCAAAGAAATGTACTAGTCAGCACTCACATGTCCGACCTTacaaaattttgacttcagtgacggttaaacgagcGTGATGCATATGTGATTATTTCACCAGATTTGACGTGTATGCAGGTGAATATGCTGTAACCAGCCCCCTACCACTCGGACAACCCcttgggtttgaggaactgtGTAGGGAGACGTATTTTCTTTTCCTTGgcactgctgctgttttatttatttttgtttttcttatcgGACATATCACTAGAGGTGGATGATGTTAGATCATTGAAGATTTGATTCAGCAGGGTCAAGGCAGGATATTTACATCAATCTGTCTTGAATGTTTAACTATTTGAAGACGGTCCtcctgttggttttgtttttcatccagAGGAGCTTCATTGATTCTTTCATTGGAATTTGTTAGTGCATgagttgggggaataacacaATAGTAAGACAAAAACTTGTCCTTTTTTCAGTGATCATAGACACAATGtcaaaaaatacatagctgaaaatacttttaaatatgtaggcttccatttagatatactgtagttggttgttggtacagtactatatttaacaagtagcattttaattcagaacaatatgattctgaaaatatcacttgccaaaatagATGACACGTGCACTATAATACagcacatacttttaaatccagtatgtaTTGGACTAGcattatgtaaaattccccatcaAGGACCCAACGGCAAAATTAATGCACAGAAGTGCGTAAAACGTagaaggcaatgcaatttaggaaataaataaataaaataatttctagaATTAAAACTATCTGaaatcagtattcaaaattgcaaaatatagtgCTCGTTAAAatcctaatgtcacagttcacttgcaaatgaaaatatataaaagcaactaaagatcagatgtattttttttttttttttttacatcacagtatctaaaacggTTTAATGATgaattaacttttacattacagtagctttaatctttcactttgtttttggagAAAGCGCTGCGTAACTGCACAATAATAAAGACAGAATAATTTGCCATGCcagaaaaatagaacaaaaaacgTGGGCTGTGacagtttaaaaagtacattgtaacattgaagagatgggctttgtatcagaaaactggtgacggagtcaaAAAtcacgtgtgacgggtaagtgattagataaaggggcattcagaaccgaaaataggaggcacttttttacacagaattgtgaaggtctagaaccaactccccagtaatgttgttgaagctaacaccctgggatccttcaagaagctgcttgatgagattctgggatcaataagctactaacaaccaaacgagcaagatgggctgaaatggcctcctctcgtttgtaaacttttttatgttcttaatttgtgtatatatatatatatatatatatatatatatatatatatatatatatatatatatatatatataatggggattgattttattcttaacacaAGGGTGTTCTAACgtgactgatgtgtatctggataactgatatctgagtgctgactacTTATTTTTAGTACCAAGTAGTTTATTTTCCTTGAAGCTGATTGCAAGTGCAGTTTTGAATCGTTTTCTACAGGATTACTTCAAGGGAAGCAGTACTTCATGTAGCAGACTGCATTGCTATGCACGGAAAGCCATATGTTCAGCCTCATGCCATTCTCACATAGCGGATGTAGGACCTGACTGCTAGTCAGAGACTGCTTAAGACAGAGGGGCTCTTCTGCTGGGTAACAAATACGCGCACAGTTTTTCAAGCATTTgggcattgtttattttgtttttggcaaCAAACACGTGAGAGGTATCATTACATGGTTAAAGTTGCTTGGTGCAATTGCAGTTGTTTTTCCAGAATGGCTTGCATCCTATGGGGTGTTATCCTTGTCATAGTGCAGCACAGGGATTGCAAGAACTTCACTTCAGAAAGATGGTGCCCCCATGTATCAACCATACCATTGCCATAGAATACTTTGGCTATTCACCATGCTGAACTTACCATGCAACCTTTGAACCACCCTGCATACCTGCTTCTGACAACACATTTACTAAATGTTGAGCTGCAGCAGAGaggaaaaaatgtaacaatagATAATGcaacttgggggggggggcaactggGTCTCATTTTAAATAACAGGATCAATTTTACACATCTGTGTGTTCCAGATATGAAAGGCGTTGCACTGGGGACATAAAATGGTGCAACCAGTAAAGAATAAAAAGCATTGGTCATGTGATATATGTTCTGTTTTTGCTGTTACAGCCAATAAGCATGGCAGATAGCAatcaaagcagaaacagcaataaagaCTCAAACAACATGCTTAATGGGACATTAAAGAGGTAACAAATAGGCAAATGTAGGTCATcattattatttgaattattaataCCAATTTCACTGGCCTTTAAAACAGCTTAGTTCTTCCTACAAACTTGGAGTGAGAGATTACCTAACTTCCTTATCAATTAACTAATCCTACACCAGGAATTAGTTAAGGTACTGAATGAAATAGAAAAATGAATCCTGAAGTAGTTTTTGTGaaagtaaatacagcacagcctcTGTTCCTTTTCCCCCACATACATAAGTGCTTGCTACTTTGAGGTAATGATGAGTTCCCAAGATTGTATCGAACCAGTTGTGACAAGATCAGGAAGGGAAGGGTTTGAACGTACTGGAAAACAATGGCAAACAAGGGTGAAATGAATGGAAAGCCCTGCACTTCAGCTTTAGGTAACATCTGCAGTTCCTGTGTGAACACCTGTTACTTGCTGCTTGGTTTATTTACACTCACCAAGGTGTATCTGTAATACACTTGTATTGGGAATAAAACATTTCCCTGAGTTATCAATTGGTAAGATGAGTGAATTCACATGACCGTAAACATACAGCTatcgccaaaagttttgcgtcatctagaattttaggattgagatataattaaaaaaatatataaacaaataaaaatacatgaacataacttagatctttcatttaacatcatacaatcaaagaaactacaacattgtATCACAAAAATACCAGAAGACATATTAGTAGTATAGTATtaatgttagatttagaaatttCCTAAGTCAGTTTttcgtatatggaaaactacaaagcaggaTGTAATTCAGTAcgtttcagcaggtttcattactttatgaaacaaaattagttaattctgtagggtgatgcaaaactttttgccatagctgtagatttgaCTGTACACCGAATAAGCCATCTATGTTCTACCTTTACCATAAACTATTTAATTGAACCTCAATCCAGGTCTTAATCAGCTAATTACTGAATGATACCAATAAAACCTGAAGGACTCCTGAGCTGAAGGACTGGATTTGTGCACCGCCTCTAAATAAATGTCTATGTGGGACCACGGGTTGTTCATCAAATAAATTTAGTACGGTACAATACTGTTAACATGACACTCACCATCAAGAAACCTACAACAACAATGTtagtattttaacaaaacatggCATGGGAACCAGAGGGCTTTTAAAGACTTACATTCTTGCCGGACTGTGCTTTCCTATTGCAGAGCTGTTCCCTGGCTTCCATGGGCAAGGAGCAGAAGGCACCAGGCTCCACAAGGAGCTGGCTGTCCCGCAGGTTCAGGCACAGTGTCAGCTCCACTGGCAGTGTGTTCAGCTTATTATTCTTCAGGTCGAGGAGGTGCAGGTCTGACAGCTGCCCAACCAGCGGGGAAAGGTAGGTGATGTTGTTCCGAGACAGCACCAAGACCCGCAGCTTGGTGCAGGAGAAGAGCTCTTGGGGTAGTACAGAGATGGAGTTGTTGGAGGCGATAAAGTGCTGGAGGTGGGACAACTGCTCAATGTCAGCTGGGATCTCTGTCAGGTTGTTGTAGGAAACGTCAAGGAATAGCAGCTTGGAGAGTTTGAAGAGGCTGGCGGGTAGGGCAGTGATCTTGTTCTTGTTGAGGTACAGCTTCTCCAGCCCCGTGATCTTGGAGATCTGTGGCTGGATGGAGGTGATCTTGTTATGCGAGAGGTTGAGGGAGATGAGCTTACGCAGCTGCTGACCACTGGCCAGCTCCTCAGTGGATTTGAGGTTGTTGTCGGTGAGGTCAAGCTCCTGCAGGTTTTGGAAGCTGAAGACGGAGCTGAAGATCCGTTCCATGTTGCAATGGAGGAGCCGGAGGCGGGTCAGGCAGAAAAGCTTCTTGACGTTGGTCAGGTTCAGCAGCTTGGTCCCCTGGTTGTGGATGGAGAGGTGGGTCAAGTGGCTGGCCGTATCAAAGAAGGCGTTCGGGACTTTGGAAATGTTGGACTTCAGGTGAATGGAGCGGAGGTGGATAAGGTCACGGAAGGGCTGAAGGGTTATGTTATGGAGGCATCCTTCCAGGTAGATCTCCCTCAGTTTCCCCAGGCCATACATCCAAGTTGGGATCTCAGGGCTGGATGAGAATCGAACGCGGAAGACCCTTAGATTCTCCTTGAGGAAGGCCATCGCCTGCTTCTCCACTTTGATGGTGCAGTTGCAGAGCCACAGCTCCCGGAGCTGCTTCAGGTTGGAGACAGGCGAGATGAGGGTCACGTCGTTGATGAGCTCCAGCTTCAGCACCCCAATCTCCACCAAGTCGTATACGTTGATGGGGATGCCCGGCAGCATGTAGAGGTGCAGCTCCACCTTGTTGTCCTCGCTGACAGACATGCGCTGCTTGAGCTTCTCCAGTGTGTACTCGTGGTTCAGGTTGAGCTGGAGCAGCTTCGTCTCGCTGACGTCGGAGAGGAAGACGGCAAACTTGCGGGCATAGAGCATATCGTACTGGTCGATGAGATACAGCAAGAAGGCAAAGTCATTCTTGACGTCCGGGATATCATCCATCCCTGACTCGACGCGGATGTTCTCGAAGGAGTACTCCTTCAGGTTGTAGTAGAAGATCCAGTAGAGAGTATAGAAGCAGGTGCAGGTGTATATGATGACAGAGGTCACGTAGAGCACAGACAGCATCGTGAATATCCTCCAGAGACCATGGACGCAGTAGAAGTCAGTGTAGCCCGTGATGTGCAGAGACTCGACGCAATGGACAATGTGGTTCATGGACGGCATGTAAATGGTGATGTAGATTACAATGGAGAGCCCCTGCAGCGTCCTGAGAATGGTCTGCCTCATGTACATCTTGTATAGAATGTCCCCTTCCTCTGTGTGAACGCGGAACTTCTTCACCTTCTCAAACAGAGCCCTGGCCTGCTCGCCCTCCTTCTTGTCCAGGATTTTCACTGCAGAGTTGTCCATTTGGTAGCTCTCAGCCGGGGCCGCGTTGT
It encodes the following:
- the akap8l gene encoding A-kinase anchor protein 8-like — encoded protein: MDSRGYKAGYGNSSSYSSWDTGTSNRGSAGGYDSYDYGYGQKDSSGSGSYGGYGMQSKSWELPKQSGLGSSLSSTGTNADAVIAKINQRLDMLSQLEGDSGTMGGGGGRQGDRFDQYESYDSRSASLNHRDLYRSAYGYSEGGLDPQRQHRGGSSYAAGRFSNPAPSSSFSSAMPSYGSGHAHSQRPRDNFGQGWPGRSQRGLGGAAGRGFGDRWSEPRTGARGSGSSRGPSPGGRPPSLFSHDMHPEMGAFQKGSPGDRRFGGAAGFGADRQRVRKRVPTRTKVQKGGKNKRKQPQNSGDAPESKVAKKEQLEFNLGNEKETEEAQADIEEAKPKAEGEGTADGEDALTMQEEINQIKLKLQASKQTQEKQKRRQRSRLIERVQYACSVCKFRSYYDDDMKSHLESKFHKDHFKFLATKLSSPTAAFLQQYLLNKSKRTEERRGHIDNISAAITQIYKEQDLTRDIGMEHFVRKVEAAHCAACDLFIPMQPGLIQKHLKSHEHNINRKGMMEQSKRASMSVARSILNHKVICKKLDQYLKGENPFVYDPNSKEDQEEEGGENVEGGDLNDSLGEGEQENVERGDLNDSLGEGEQENAEGGDVNESLVEGEQENAEGGDMNDCLVEGEQKNGNGEKEVKEEEQRQGEGATAEEKGGDPQTAEMQEEEMGMELGEEEGIPVDEGGDANKTAEGIEEPAAE
- the LOC121309094 gene encoding volume-regulated anion channel subunit LRRC8C-like, whose translation is MISFSEFKWFSEHDPAFKILKPWWDVFSEYLTIFMFMIAMFSGGLQVTHKKILCVPAPEGLFVYGRLWNLSVLEGRLNVYGSAFKTKLDLQQYYLINQWCYDNAVLWFSKYFPYLALLHTMIFVISSNFWFKFPGTSSKIEHFVLILVKCLDSPWTTKALSETVYESSPRPPLTSMSSNAERRDSNDGGIYQTLFSDKNTALGTNNAAPAESYQMDNSAVKILDKKEGEQARALFEKVKKFRVHTEEGDILYKMYMRQTILRTLQGLSIVIYITIYMPSMNHIVHCVESLHITGYTDFYCVHGLWRIFTMLSVLYVTSVIIYTCTCFYTLYWIFYYNLKEYSFENIRVESGMDDIPDVKNDFAFLLYLIDQYDMLYARKFAVFLSDVSETKLLQLNLNHEYTLEKLKQRMSVSEDNKVELHLYMLPGIPINVYDLVEIGVLKLELINDVTLISPVSNLKQLRELWLCNCTIKVEKQAMAFLKENLRVFRVRFSSSPEIPTWMYGLGKLREIYLEGCLHNITLQPFRDLIHLRSIHLKSNISKVPNAFFDTASHLTHLSIHNQGTKLLNLTNVKKLFCLTRLRLLHCNMERIFSSVFSFQNLQELDLTDNNLKSTEELASGQQLRKLISLNLSHNKITSIQPQISKITGLEKLYLNKNKITALPASLFKLSKLLFLDVSYNNLTEIPADIEQLSHLQHFIASNNSISVLPQELFSCTKLRVLVLSRNNITYLSPLVGQLSDLHLLDLKNNKLNTLPVELTLCLNLRDSQLLVEPGAFCSLPMEAREQLCNRKAQSGKNVSL